The proteins below come from a single Xiphophorus hellerii strain 12219 chromosome 14, Xiphophorus_hellerii-4.1, whole genome shotgun sequence genomic window:
- the LOC116732618 gene encoding Fc receptor-like protein 5 isoform X1, with the protein MEGTSHCLIFLIFLLSCSTDPVLPVRLTVSPSRSQFYQYEPATLICEDGWTVRRNTSTDTRKQCGDDGFGSSAGSTCTIKTLYPSDTGLYWCESINGSSSSSSSIQLSVSGGSVILQSPVLPVMEGDDVTLSCRAKNPTHNLPAAFYKDGSFIGDETTGNKILNSVKKSDEGLYKCNVKGHGESPSSRISVKEKPPATSPPSTTSPPSSSSSSSEKLTNISDSTVTPGPGSSSVSLPVLLPSASLCVLFFLFLLVQLVVYLYSKPKVMKEEEERMTSLPETSGCSRGNRRKANQEQEML; encoded by the exons ATGGAAGGCACATCTCACTGTCTGATCT TTCTGATCTTCTTGCTGAGCTGCTCAACAGATCCAG TCCTCCCAGTTCGTCTGACTGTGAGTCCCAGCAGATCTCAGTTCTATCAATATGAACCTGCGACTCTGATATGTGAGGATGGATGGACTGTGAGGAGAAACACAAGCACAGACACCAGGAAACAATGTGGAGATGATGGATTTGGTAGTTCAGCTGGTTCTACCTGCACCATCAAAACCTTGTATCCATCAGACACTGGTCTGTACTGGTGTGAGTCCATCAAtggatcctccagcagcagcagcagcatccagctCTCTGTCTCTG gtggatcagtgatcctgcagagtcctgtcctccctgtgatggagggagatgacgtcactctgagctgcagagcaaagaatcCAACCCACAACCTCCCAGCTGCTTTCTATAAAGATGGCTCCTTCATTGGTGATGAAACTACTGGCAACAAGATTCTCAACTCAGTGAAGAAATCTGATGAAGGCCTCTATAAATGTAATGTCAAAGGTCATGGAGAGTCTCCATCCAGCAGGATCtctgtcaaag AGAAACCTCCAGCCACCTCTCCACCCTCCACCACCTCtccaccttcctcctcctcctcttcctcag AGAAACTCACCAACATCTCTGACTCTACAGTCACACCTGGTCCAGGTTCTTCCTCCGTCTCTCTCCCAGTGTTGCTTCCCAGTGcatctctttgtgttttgtttttcctgtttttactgGTTCAACTGGTCGTATATTTGTACAGCAAACCTAAG GTgatgaaggaggaagaggagaggatgACATCACTTCCAGAAACATCAGGATGTTccagaggaaacagaagaaaagcaaaccAGGAACAGGAAATG
- the LOC116732618 gene encoding vascular cell adhesion protein 1-like isoform X2, with the protein MEGTSHCLIFLIFLLSCSTDPVLPVRLTVSPSRSQFYQYEPATLICEDGWTVRRNTSTDTRKQCGDDGFGSSAGSTCTIKTLYPSDTGLYWCESINGSSSSSSSIQLSVSGGSVILQSPVLPVMEGDDVTLSCRAKNPTHNLPAAFYKDGSFIGDETTGNKILNSVKKSDEGLYKCNVKGHGESPSSRISVKEKLTNISDSTVTPGPGSSSVSLPVLLPSASLCVLFFLFLLVQLVVYLYSKPKVMKEEEERMTSLPETSGCSRGNRRKANQEQEML; encoded by the exons ATGGAAGGCACATCTCACTGTCTGATCT TTCTGATCTTCTTGCTGAGCTGCTCAACAGATCCAG TCCTCCCAGTTCGTCTGACTGTGAGTCCCAGCAGATCTCAGTTCTATCAATATGAACCTGCGACTCTGATATGTGAGGATGGATGGACTGTGAGGAGAAACACAAGCACAGACACCAGGAAACAATGTGGAGATGATGGATTTGGTAGTTCAGCTGGTTCTACCTGCACCATCAAAACCTTGTATCCATCAGACACTGGTCTGTACTGGTGTGAGTCCATCAAtggatcctccagcagcagcagcagcatccagctCTCTGTCTCTG gtggatcagtgatcctgcagagtcctgtcctccctgtgatggagggagatgacgtcactctgagctgcagagcaaagaatcCAACCCACAACCTCCCAGCTGCTTTCTATAAAGATGGCTCCTTCATTGGTGATGAAACTACTGGCAACAAGATTCTCAACTCAGTGAAGAAATCTGATGAAGGCCTCTATAAATGTAATGTCAAAGGTCATGGAGAGTCTCCATCCAGCAGGATCtctgtcaaag AGAAACTCACCAACATCTCTGACTCTACAGTCACACCTGGTCCAGGTTCTTCCTCCGTCTCTCTCCCAGTGTTGCTTCCCAGTGcatctctttgtgttttgtttttcctgtttttactgGTTCAACTGGTCGTATATTTGTACAGCAAACCTAAG GTgatgaaggaggaagaggagaggatgACATCACTTCCAGAAACATCAGGATGTTccagaggaaacagaagaaaagcaaaccAGGAACAGGAAATG